GAAAATCGGCTAATCTCTCGGGGCAGATTGAATGCGAAATTTATATTCCCGAAAACTATACCATCAACGTCGATCTGGCCGGGTATTACCTGAATATCCGCGGTCCGTTTCCAGAGGCGGAAATCGTCGTCAGCTATTGCGATGAGGTCCGGATTTCGCGCATCGAGCTGGGCCTGAAACTCAGTTCCGCCAACAGTTCGATCAACCTCAAGGATATCAACGGTCCAGCCCTGGTCAAAAGTGAGGGTGGTAATATCAGCGCTCGGAATATAGATTCCGGTCTTGGAATCGCATCATTCGAAAACAAAGGCGGGGCGATTTCTGTCATTGGATTTACCGGGGACGAACTTCATTGCGAGGCAGAGGAGGGCAAGATCAACCTGGAAAAAATACGTCTGATAAACAACGCCCGGGCATATATCAGCAACAGCGGAATAAACAGCGATATATATGTCGACGTGGAAGAGATCATCGATTCGCATCTCGAGGTTTTCAACAAGACCGCCGATATACAGTTTCTCCTTCCGAGGGATATCTCCGCCAGTTTCGAGATTTCCACCGATCCCGATGTGGGTGAGATAGAAGTCAACGGCGTTCCCCTGGTGACAGAGGAAGTCGAGTGGGGAAGCCTGATCGCGCATACTCCAGAACATCACTCGACAATCGTGGCCGACACTCGCGGCCGGGGCAAGATCAACCTGCGTCGCAAAGATTTCTGATGTTCTGAGGCTATTGTTTTTGTTGCATCATCTCGATTTCTTTCTATCCTGAAATATCCGACAGCTTTGGCAGGGAGGCCCTATGCGCACGCTGATTATATCTATTTTTCTAGTCTCGATTTTTCTTTTATCTGTGGTTGAACTGGAGGCGGTGCGATATCCGTATCCATATTTTCCTCAGCCGGAACATTCGGTCTCGGCTGTATTCGGTCCACTTTCGATTTTGACCAACCCGGCCGCTCTGGCATTGAATCAGGATATCGAAATGATGTTTCTGCATTCCTTCAACAAAGAAAAATTCGGAGGCGACAACTCGATCATGTTCTCCCGTTCCGGTTTCGGGTTTGCCTGGCAACAATACCGGCTGAATATATCTCCCACTATCAACTCTTACAGCCTGGCTTTTGGAAGCCATATCTCCAATGGTTTTTATTATGGCCTGAGCTACCGTTTTATGAAAACCGATGATGGCAACGCCTACCACAATGATCACTTCTGGGATATCGGTGCGGTCTACCAGCCGAACCGCAGGCTCTCACTCGGCTTCACCGCAAATAATCTTCGCCGTATGGAGTTCGGGGGCAACGAGACCGAAATCGAATACGTGCTTTCAGGCGGTTATCGTCCGTTTCCCGATCGAGTGACGCTGTCTGCAGACTGGCAATGGAGCGAGGGTGAGGCATTTGGTGACGGCTACTTTCGCGGATATCTCTCGGCCAGAATCAAACGCGGATGGGGAGTGTTTGCCTCGGTTGACCAGGACGGTTTTTTTGGAATCGGATTCAGTCTCAAAATTGGAAACCGTCAACTCGGATCTTATCACAGCTTTGACGATGATGCCGAGTACCGTTCCGGCGTGATCTATTCAGGAGTGTCATATCGTCCCTACGGCTGGCTTCTGCCGTTAAAAAAAAACTTTTTGAAGCTGAAGATTTCGGGGAGTTATCCGGAAACTGACCGCAAGAATTATTTCTGGCAACAGCCGACCGCTACTTTCAGTGACCTTGTGAATACACTTGGTCGCGCCCTCGAAGATGACAATATTGACGGTCTCTATCTCGACATCGACAATCCCCGGCTGGGATGGGCGCAGATTCAGGAACTGCGAGCTATCATCGAAAAATTCAGACAAAAGAATAAAATTGTAGTGGCCTATCTCGGCAATCTTTCCGGAAATGGAAGCTATTATTTGGCTTCGGCGGCCGAAAATGTGGCGATGCGTAAAGTCGATGCACTCAACCTGGTGGGGATTCTGGCCGAGGTGACATTTTACAAAAACACTCTCGACAAACTGGGTATCGAAGCAGAACTGCAGAATGCCGGCAAATTCAAGAGCCTGGCGGATATCTACACCCGTGATTCTATTTCCGAACCTCATCGGGAAGCAGTCAATACCCTGCTCGATGATCTCTATGATGTCTTCATCGACGATTTGGCGGAAAATCGGGGATTTACGAGGGATTCGATTCTTGAACTGATCAATTCCGGACCGTTTATCTCTGAGGACGCGCTCGCGGGAGGATTGATCGATACCGTGCTGTATCCGGACCAGATCGACGACTGGCTCGAAAAACAGTTTCAGGGAATGACAGAGGTGGGATTTAGTGAATATGCAAAGCACATACCTTATGATTACGAGTGGGGCCTTCCCGACCAGCTCGCGATTATTCCAATTGAAG
The sequence above is a segment of the Candidatus Zixiibacteriota bacterium genome. Coding sequences within it:
- the sppA gene encoding signal peptide peptidase SppA, with amino-acid sequence MRTLIISIFLVSIFLLSVVELEAVRYPYPYFPQPEHSVSAVFGPLSILTNPAALALNQDIEMMFLHSFNKEKFGGDNSIMFSRSGFGFAWQQYRLNISPTINSYSLAFGSHISNGFYYGLSYRFMKTDDGNAYHNDHFWDIGAVYQPNRRLSLGFTANNLRRMEFGGNETEIEYVLSGGYRPFPDRVTLSADWQWSEGEAFGDGYFRGYLSARIKRGWGVFASVDQDGFFGIGFSLKIGNRQLGSYHSFDDDAEYRSGVIYSGVSYRPYGWLLPLKKNFLKLKISGSYPETDRKNYFWQQPTATFSDLVNTLGRALEDDNIDGLYLDIDNPRLGWAQIQELRAIIEKFRQKNKIVVAYLGNLSGNGSYYLASAAENVAMRKVDALNLVGILAEVTFYKNTLDKLGIEAELQNAGKFKSLADIYTRDSISEPHREAVNTLLDDLYDVFIDDLAENRGFTRDSILELINSGPFISEDALAGGLIDTVLYPDQIDDWLEKQFQGMTEVGFSEYAKHIPYDYEWGLPDQLAIIPIEGSLVLGRGGEDLIFGRTVGDEEIIASIRYARSNDRIKAVILRLNTPGGMGLASDLIVRELNLLAEKKPLVISMGNVAASAGYHIATAGEYIFAQPSTITGSIGVVYGKVNVERMREQIGLTTYHFKRGENADFYSSSTGFSDSQKKHLRYQLDRMYDNFVQTVAESRNLSFDYVDSVAQGRVWSGSSAIDLKLVDQFGGLSDAIAYTIERAGLDSDYCQMVSFPVRPAELFDLGFSLRSLMRYASKFLAINSEQVDRQYSPFDLQFLYMLPFRLKIY